One Lentimicrobiaceae bacterium DNA window includes the following coding sequences:
- the rlmN gene encoding 23S rRNA (adenine(2503)-C(2))-methyltransferase RlmN: MKTSEKPDIRDLSLNELMEFFTRIGEKTFRAKQVYEWLWKKCARSFNEMTNLSKPIRLQLAENYTFQSVTLNSFVQSADETIKCAFRLYDGKLVEGVLIPTENRVTACISSQVGCALDCQFCATGKLGFSRNLHFAEIFDQVAMLTTLSVEKYGIPLSNIVYMGMGEPLLNYENVMKSVERITATDGLGMSPQRITVSTSGLPTMIQKLADDGARFNLALSLHSANDRKRSQMMPVNQKNPLPKLTEALKYYHQKTGMRISIEYILFGRINDSLADAKELAAFCRNFPVKVNIIEYNTVSDISFVKTTDQQLGEFVAFLESRNMVVNVRRSRGNDIGAACGQLANRLQN; the protein is encoded by the coding sequence ATGAAAACTTCTGAAAAACCGGATATCCGTGATTTAAGCCTGAACGAGTTAATGGAATTTTTTACTCGTATAGGCGAAAAAACCTTTCGCGCAAAGCAGGTGTATGAATGGCTATGGAAAAAATGTGCCCGTTCTTTTAATGAAATGACAAATCTTTCCAAGCCTATAAGGTTGCAATTAGCAGAAAATTACACTTTCCAATCTGTAACGTTGAACAGTTTTGTACAAAGTGCGGATGAAACCATTAAATGTGCATTTCGTTTGTACGACGGAAAACTGGTTGAAGGTGTTTTGATACCTACCGAAAATAGAGTAACTGCTTGTATTTCTTCGCAAGTGGGATGTGCACTTGACTGTCAGTTTTGTGCTACCGGAAAGTTAGGCTTCAGCCGCAACCTTCACTTTGCCGAAATTTTTGACCAGGTGGCGATGCTTACCACTTTGTCTGTTGAAAAATATGGTATTCCTTTAAGCAATATTGTTTATATGGGCATGGGGGAACCGTTACTAAATTATGAAAATGTCATGAAATCAGTGGAAAGGATTACCGCAACGGATGGATTGGGAATGTCGCCGCAGCGGATTACGGTTTCTACTTCCGGTTTGCCAACGATGATACAAAAGCTTGCCGATGATGGTGCCAGATTTAACCTGGCATTGTCGCTGCATTCGGCAAACGACCGCAAACGCAGCCAGATGATGCCGGTAAACCAAAAAAACCCACTTCCAAAACTTACTGAAGCATTAAAATATTACCATCAGAAAACTGGAATGCGCATTTCCATTGAGTATATCCTTTTTGGCAGAATAAATGATTCGTTAGCGGATGCAAAGGAATTGGCTGCATTTTGCAGGAATTTTCCTGTAAAAGTGAATATTATCGAATACAACACAGTGAGTGATATTAGTTTTGTGAAAACTACGGATCAACAATTGGGGGAATTTGTTGCCTTTTTGGAAAGCAGAAATATGGTGGTGAATGTTCGTCGTAGTCGGGGAAACGACATTGGTGCCGCCTGTGGACAATTAGCAAACAGGTTACAAAATTAA
- a CDS encoding DUF4468 domain-containing protein, with translation MKKICLTFLFLTVISFSGKVYSQNIPIDSDTKLITYKEVVQQQGTKDQLYPRVIDWVNSFYKNPADACRVRNPENAIVETSHRIEIFFPEMDGIKKLAGYVNYSVKIECKENKYRYTVTDFTLKQASKFPIERWLDKNDKAYNANCDFFLKQVDDYTQNLIKTLKEKMQPTVKKEDNW, from the coding sequence ATGAAAAAGATATGTCTTACGTTTCTGTTTCTGACAGTTATCTCCTTTTCGGGAAAAGTATATTCGCAAAATATTCCTATAGATTCTGATACTAAATTAATTACATATAAAGAGGTAGTGCAGCAGCAGGGAACAAAGGATCAGTTGTATCCGCGTGTAATTGATTGGGTGAACTCATTTTATAAAAATCCTGCCGATGCTTGCCGTGTACGTAACCCGGAAAATGCTATTGTGGAGACCTCTCACCGTATCGAGATATTTTTTCCGGAAATGGATGGGATTAAAAAACTTGCAGGCTATGTTAATTATTCAGTAAAAATTGAATGTAAAGAAAATAAATACCGTTATACAGTAACCGATTTTACCCTAAAACAGGCTTCAAAATTTCCAATAGAACGGTGGTTAGATAAGAACGATAAAGCTTACAATGCCAATTGCGATTTTTTCCTTAAACAAGTGGATGATTATACGCAAAATCTTATCAAAACGCTGAAAGAAAAAATGCAGCCTACTGTAAAAAAAGAAGATAATTGGTAA
- a CDS encoding 5-formyltetrahydrofolate cyclo-ligase, protein MTVDEQKKQIRKEIKILKSRLSVEEKQIRSRQILEKLAQNEAFIQAKTVMLYWAMDDEVQTQEFICNWAAKKKILLPCVTGNVMILKQFISIEQMQLGESFGIPEPTGEEFTDYASIDVIVVPGVAFDRQNNRMGRGKAFYDKFLRNITAKKIGVCFGFQLFGNVPTDPFDVKMDLVITE, encoded by the coding sequence ATGACTGTTGACGAACAAAAGAAGCAAATCCGTAAAGAAATTAAAATTTTGAAAAGCCGGCTTTCTGTGGAGGAAAAGCAGATAAGATCGAGGCAAATTCTGGAAAAACTTGCTCAGAATGAAGCATTCATTCAGGCTAAAACTGTAATGCTTTACTGGGCAATGGACGACGAAGTGCAAACACAGGAATTTATTTGTAACTGGGCAGCAAAGAAGAAAATATTGCTTCCTTGCGTAACTGGCAATGTGATGATATTAAAGCAATTTATTTCCATTGAACAGATGCAGTTAGGCGAAAGTTTTGGCATTCCGGAACCCACTGGCGAAGAATTTACCGATTATGCTTCCATAGATGTAATTGTGGTTCCCGGTGTGGCTTTCGACAGGCAAAACAACCGCATGGGGCGTGGGAAAGCCTTTTATGACAAATTTTTACGAAACATCACTGCCAAAAAGATTGGGGTATGCTTCGGATTTCAGTTGTTTGGCAATGTTCCAACCGATCCTTTTGATGTAAAAATGGATTTGGTAATAACCGAATAA
- a CDS encoding isochorismatase family protein, which translates to MKKLLITFTMMVLTLSTFAQKEMKPALLVIDTQNEFLKYMCEEDKKAALEYINYAIMIFREKNLPVIRVYHTDPGFGPAPGTEAFEYPSSISIKDTDPKVIKNYGNAFKKTDLDKILKEKGINTVYLCGLSATACVLATYFGAKDNEYDAFMIKDALLSPDATHTKTIEQITETVSINTMYFMLNRLK; encoded by the coding sequence ATGAAAAAGCTATTAATTACCTTTACCATGATGGTACTTACATTAAGTACTTTCGCCCAAAAAGAAATGAAACCTGCACTTTTAGTCATTGACACACAGAACGAATTTTTGAAATATATGTGTGAAGAAGACAAAAAAGCTGCGCTGGAATACATCAATTACGCCATTATGATCTTTCGCGAAAAAAATCTTCCAGTTATTCGCGTGTATCACACCGACCCCGGTTTTGGACCTGCTCCAGGGACAGAAGCCTTTGAATATCCGTCTTCTATTTCCATTAAAGACACCGATCCTAAGGTGATTAAAAATTATGGTAACGCCTTTAAAAAAACTGATTTAGATAAAATTCTGAAAGAAAAAGGAATCAATACCGTATATTTATGCGGTTTGAGTGCCACAGCCTGCGTTCTGGCAACTTATTTCGGTGCAAAAGATAATGAATATGATGCTTTTATGATCAAAGATGCTTTATTAAGCCCTGATGCTACTCATACCAAAACCATTGAGCAAATTACAGAAACTGTAAGCATTAATACAATGTATTTTATGCTTAATCGTCTGAAATAG
- a CDS encoding amidohydrolase family protein, with protein MRKLTADWIFPVSSAPIKDGILVVDDSGRITDVINPEHTNYKIADTEYFPGIICPGFVNTHCHLELSHFKNKIPEKIGLNAFLTFLDEIRKQTQAEFREETMYLTEKEMLNNGIIAVGDISNTLDTLEIKQEGKLYYHTFVEVFGSDPQQARFRFGYAKEIFDFYHSNGLSAVSIVPHSPYSVSNQLFELIKQHAIANNSLLSMHHQENEDENLLFINKTGNIPKRMKNYGVDFFAFQPTGKRPLESVAPFLPEGNPILLVHNTISQEEDMIFASEHFKNLWLALCPNANLYIENRLPDIPLFRRLNLRLTIGTDSFASNHHLSVLEEMKTILQNFPELQLQEILTWATINGAKFLHADKLFGSFEKGKIPGVVSINDLDLEHLSLTKASKAQRIC; from the coding sequence ATGCGCAAGCTCACTGCAGACTGGATTTTCCCTGTTTCTTCCGCTCCGATTAAAGATGGAATTTTGGTAGTTGATGATTCCGGAAGGATCACTGATGTTATTAATCCGGAACATACAAATTATAAAATTGCAGATACTGAATATTTTCCAGGTATTATTTGCCCCGGTTTCGTAAACACGCATTGCCACCTGGAGCTTTCACATTTCAAGAATAAAATTCCTGAAAAAATTGGATTAAATGCTTTTTTAACATTTTTGGATGAAATCCGAAAACAAACGCAGGCAGAATTCCGGGAAGAAACAATGTATCTAACAGAAAAAGAGATGCTTAATAATGGCATTATTGCCGTTGGAGATATATCTAATACACTGGACACATTAGAGATAAAACAAGAGGGGAAACTGTATTACCATACTTTCGTAGAAGTCTTTGGTTCCGATCCCCAGCAAGCCAGGTTTCGTTTTGGCTATGCAAAAGAAATTTTTGATTTTTACCATTCTAATGGATTATCAGCCGTTTCCATTGTTCCACATTCACCTTATTCGGTTTCCAATCAATTATTTGAATTGATTAAACAACATGCTATTGCCAATAATAGTCTTTTAAGCATGCACCACCAGGAAAATGAAGATGAAAATCTACTTTTTATAAATAAAACAGGGAATATCCCGAAAAGAATGAAAAATTATGGTGTAGATTTTTTCGCTTTTCAGCCTACCGGGAAACGTCCACTGGAAAGTGTAGCACCTTTTCTTCCTGAAGGTAATCCGATATTACTGGTACACAATACCATTTCTCAGGAAGAAGACATGATTTTTGCATCGGAACATTTTAAAAATCTTTGGCTGGCTCTTTGTCCCAATGCGAACCTATACATTGAAAACCGTTTGCCGGATATTCCATTGTTTCGAAGGCTGAATTTACGGCTTACCATTGGTACAGACAGTTTTGCATCAAATCATCATTTGTCGGTGCTGGAAGAAATGAAAACTATCTTGCAAAATTTTCCCGAGTTACAATTACAGGAAATACTTACCTGGGCTACAATAAATGGGGCAAAATTTTTACATGCAGATAAGCTCTTTGGTAGTTTTGAAAAAGGGAAAATACCAGGCGTTGTATCAATTAATGATTTGGATTTAGAGCATTTATCACTTACCAAAGCAAGCAAAGCACAGCGTATTTGCTAA
- a CDS encoding OmpA family protein, translating to MRINFRTLILLFSITGLFACVSTKKYKDLEKRCNNQRSELRRQNEDLTLKNNEQNAELGKLNQAIADLKSDTTSINENKRKLQADYQQLNQQYKDLQDENKKLSVGSKAEIQKLLGDLNKTQENLLQREDQLKKAERELAEKKVNLDKLGKDLNEKEVRLADLQNILNRQDSIVKSLKKIVSDALLGFEGKGLTVQMKNGKVYVSMDEKLLFASGKYEVSKQGIDALKKLSKVLENNADISVLIEGHTDNVPYTGAGQIRDNWDLSVMRATAVLKILVNNSSISPRRLSASGRGEYFPVDNANTSEARAKNRRTEIILTPKLDELFKIIETN from the coding sequence ATGCGAATAAATTTCAGAACACTTATTTTATTGTTTTCTATTACAGGTTTGTTTGCCTGTGTTTCCACAAAAAAATATAAAGACCTCGAAAAACGTTGTAACAACCAACGTTCGGAATTACGACGGCAAAATGAGGATCTTACTTTGAAAAATAACGAACAAAATGCCGAACTTGGCAAACTGAACCAAGCTATTGCGGATCTGAAATCGGATACTACCTCGATAAACGAAAACAAACGCAAACTACAGGCAGATTACCAGCAACTGAATCAGCAATATAAAGATTTGCAGGATGAAAATAAGAAATTATCCGTCGGAAGCAAGGCTGAAATCCAGAAACTTCTGGGTGATTTGAACAAGACACAGGAAAACCTTTTGCAACGGGAAGACCAGTTGAAAAAAGCGGAAAGAGAATTGGCCGAAAAAAAGGTAAATCTGGACAAACTTGGTAAAGATCTCAACGAAAAAGAAGTTCGTCTTGCCGACCTGCAAAATATCCTTAATCGTCAGGATTCCATCGTTAAAAGCCTGAAGAAAATCGTTTCGGATGCCCTTTTAGGCTTTGAGGGCAAGGGCTTAACCGTTCAGATGAAGAATGGCAAAGTGTATGTTTCGATGGATGAAAAGCTGCTGTTTGCTTCCGGTAAATACGAAGTTTCCAAACAAGGTATAGATGCGCTGAAAAAACTTTCGAAAGTACTGGAAAACAATGCCGACATCAGTGTATTGATTGAAGGACACACAGATAATGTACCTTATACCGGAGCCGGGCAAATTCGCGACAACTGGGATTTGAGCGTGATGCGTGCTACTGCCGTGTTGAAGATTTTGGTAAATAACAGCAGTATTAGCCCACGCCGCCTGAGTGCTTCCGGAAGAGGAGAATATTTCCCGGTGGACAATGCCAACACCTCAGAAGCACGTGCAAAAAACCGCCGCACGGAAATTATCCTCACACCAAAATTGGATGAGTTGTTTAAAATTATAGAGACTAATTAA
- a CDS encoding chloride channel protein, translating to MEKLSLFDRFLSWRLKNISEKNFVLLLSFFIGILSGLAAVILKNAVFYTHLFLTKGFTTESENWLYLAYPFIGIILTVLFVKYFVKDNIGHGITRILYSISQENGQIKKHNTYTSMIGSTITVGFGGSVGLEAPIVYTGAAIGSNVGRVMRLNYLTILSLIGCGATGAIAGIFKAPVAAVLFALEVLMLDLTMSSLIPLLISAVTATTLSYFLMGKGALFQFSVTSSFSLFNIPFYILLGIVAGFVSLYFTRASMAIENGFSKIKSNWTKLLFGGLILSLLIFIFPPLYGEGYESLTAILNGNGDALVNGSMFYDIRDDSLYLIGFLLLIMFFKVVAMSVTTAGGGVGGIFAPSLFMGGVTGFFVARFINYLGFYQLPEKNFALAGMAGIMAGVMHAPLTAIFLIAEITGGYAFFVPLMITATVSYLTIMYFEPHSIYTKRLAQKNQLITHHKDKALLSLMKIDKLIEKNFNIISPEATLGDLVKVVSKSQRNIFPVVDDEKNFYGVVFINEIRNIVFQQELYDTTYVRNLMFMPDTMVEMDETMEDVAQKFHSTAHYNLPILQNGKYIGFVSRANVFSAYRNMLKDFSQE from the coding sequence ATGGAAAAATTAAGTTTATTTGATCGTTTTCTTTCCTGGAGATTAAAAAACATCAGCGAGAAGAATTTTGTTCTGCTTTTAAGCTTCTTTATTGGTATTTTAAGCGGCTTAGCTGCTGTGATCCTCAAAAATGCCGTTTTTTATACTCATTTATTCCTTACCAAGGGCTTCACTACCGAGAGCGAAAACTGGTTATACCTTGCTTATCCTTTCATAGGGATAATTTTAACAGTTCTTTTTGTTAAATATTTTGTAAAAGATAATATTGGACATGGTATCACAAGGATTTTATATTCTATCTCACAGGAAAATGGGCAGATAAAGAAACATAATACTTATACTTCTATGATTGGAAGTACTATTACCGTTGGTTTTGGAGGTTCGGTTGGATTGGAAGCACCCATTGTTTATACTGGGGCAGCCATCGGGTCGAATGTGGGCAGGGTGATGCGACTGAATTACCTTACTATTTTATCATTAATAGGCTGCGGAGCGACAGGAGCCATTGCCGGTATTTTTAAAGCCCCAGTTGCTGCTGTATTGTTTGCACTGGAAGTGCTGATGCTTGATCTTACCATGTCGTCGCTAATTCCCTTACTTATTTCGGCAGTTACCGCCACTACATTGTCCTATTTTTTGATGGGGAAAGGTGCTTTATTTCAATTTTCTGTTACAAGTTCTTTTAGCTTATTTAATATACCTTTTTACATATTGCTTGGAATTGTAGCTGGTTTTGTGTCGCTGTATTTTACCCGTGCCAGTATGGCAATAGAAAATGGTTTTAGTAAAATCAAAAGCAATTGGACTAAATTATTATTTGGTGGTTTAATTTTAAGTTTGCTTATTTTTATTTTTCCTCCTCTTTACGGTGAAGGTTATGAGAGTCTTACCGCAATTCTTAATGGTAATGGTGATGCACTGGTAAACGGAAGTATGTTTTACGATATCCGAGATGATTCCCTTTATCTTATTGGATTTTTATTGCTGATAATGTTTTTTAAAGTAGTTGCCATGTCTGTAACTACTGCTGGCGGTGGGGTAGGAGGTATCTTTGCACCCAGTTTATTCATGGGTGGAGTTACAGGCTTTTTTGTTGCACGTTTTATTAATTATCTGGGATTTTATCAACTTCCCGAAAAGAATTTTGCATTGGCTGGCATGGCAGGAATAATGGCTGGGGTAATGCATGCACCGCTTACTGCCATATTCTTAATTGCCGAGATAACAGGTGGATACGCATTTTTTGTTCCTTTGATGATTACTGCTACCGTTTCTTACCTCACCATTATGTATTTTGAGCCTCATTCCATTTATACCAAGCGTTTGGCGCAGAAAAACCAATTGATAACCCATCATAAAGATAAAGCGCTGCTTTCGTTGATGAAGATTGATAAATTAATAGAAAAGAATTTTAATATTATTTCGCCAGAAGCTACTTTAGGCGACCTTGTTAAGGTGGTTTCAAAGTCGCAACGAAATATTTTTCCCGTGGTGGACGACGAAAAAAACTTTTATGGAGTAGTTTTTATCAATGAGATCCGGAATATTGTTTTTCAACAGGAATTATATGATACTACGTATGTTCGGAACCTGATGTTTATGCCTGATACTATGGTTGAAATGGATGAAACGATGGAAGATGTGGCACAAAAATTTCATTCCACGGCACATTACAATCTTCCGATATTGCAAAATGGTAAATACATTGGTTTTGTGTCGCGTGCAAATGTGTTTTCGGCTTATCGCAATATGCTGAAAGACTTTTCGCAAGAATAA
- a CDS encoding NAD(P)H-dependent oxidoreductase — translation MKKALVVSYLPSGEYSNTKQLLDYFFTKAKNIEIEHLDLIEKSPVFFGYESMGAYYTRNYQGKELTESQKQAIAPMDAMCEQFAKADVVIFAHPMHNFSLPGIIKTYLDSVMQKGVAFDYGKNGPYGKLGGKKVLVLYTSGGSYSPDTYNIQYPNWNTLEFTMKVNFSFAGITDYAFVTASTGNPAKTAENIEKAKIQVEKVISDWQL, via the coding sequence ATGAAAAAAGCCTTAGTTGTGAGTTATTTGCCATCGGGCGAATATTCCAATACCAAGCAGTTGCTTGATTATTTTTTTACGAAAGCAAAAAATATTGAAATTGAACATCTCGATTTAATCGAGAAATCGCCTGTGTTTTTTGGTTATGAATCTATGGGGGCTTACTATACCCGGAATTACCAGGGAAAAGAACTTACGGAAAGCCAAAAACAAGCCATAGCACCTATGGATGCAATGTGCGAACAATTTGCCAAAGCCGATGTAGTTATTTTTGCCCATCCGATGCACAATTTCAGTCTTCCCGGTATTATTAAAACTTACCTGGACTCTGTAATGCAAAAGGGTGTGGCTTTTGATTATGGCAAAAATGGCCCTTACGGAAAGCTTGGTGGGAAAAAAGTATTGGTGCTATATACCAGCGGTGGTTCTTATTCTCCGGATACGTATAACATACAGTATCCTAACTGGAATACACTGGAATTTACCATGAAAGTTAACTTCAGTTTTGCTGGAATAACAGATTATGCCTTTGTTACAGCCTCTACCGGAAATCCTGCAAAAACTGCTGAAAATATTGAAAAAGCCAAAATACAGGTGGAAAAAGTAATTTCCGACTGGCAACTCTGA
- a CDS encoding YCF48-related protein, with translation MNKNTIIFSALSILFSFQICKAQTEWVSLESGTNKILYAVDFINANNGIAVGEQGTVLKTSDGGTTWQLVNAYVTNDLNSISYMDEQHAVVVGNDGQIIVTENGGNSWSSHWLPGMQENLFGIDMAPSGKGIACGRQGVILSTTNGGINWTIVQDDESGFFNSVRILNDSVAFIYGESGIAQNYIQKIINGDSLAEFTKFYISYEGEGWEGMIYDGYNFNEDSSITVGRITRFMEVNTSITCNQPWSNPIWNAAFQQDSCVLYGVDFIDNYGVAVGGGAFDSYSIIVESTDSGHNWKQKSVDNKKIPILYDVKLIGNTGYIVGANGTILKKTPEASIPENTNKLNFPIFPNPAVNEATISFNNPNNGKVFINLYNATGQMAAKIYNGSLTAGMQKISLPVQNLNNGIYFVTINCESISYTQKIIIAKN, from the coding sequence ATGAATAAAAATACTATTATTTTTTCAGCACTATCCATTCTTTTTTCATTTCAAATTTGTAAAGCTCAAACAGAATGGGTATCATTAGAATCAGGAACTAATAAGATTCTATATGCCGTTGATTTTATCAATGCTAATAATGGAATAGCAGTAGGAGAACAAGGAACCGTGTTAAAAACCAGTGATGGAGGAACCACATGGCAATTAGTAAATGCATACGTTACCAATGATTTGAATTCCATAAGTTACATGGACGAACAGCATGCTGTTGTTGTGGGAAACGATGGGCAAATTATTGTAACAGAAAATGGTGGAAATTCCTGGAGTTCACATTGGTTGCCCGGTATGCAGGAAAACTTGTTTGGAATAGATATGGCTCCCTCGGGAAAAGGAATCGCTTGTGGAAGACAGGGGGTAATTCTCTCCACCACCAATGGAGGAATCAATTGGACAATTGTACAAGATGATGAGAGTGGTTTTTTTAATTCTGTACGAATATTAAATGATAGTGTTGCATTTATCTATGGAGAATCAGGTATCGCACAAAACTATATCCAAAAAATAATAAATGGCGACAGCCTTGCCGAATTTACAAAATTTTATATTAGTTACGAAGGCGAGGGATGGGAAGGTATGATTTATGACGGATATAATTTCAATGAAGATTCTTCTATAACAGTAGGAAGAATAACCAGGTTTATGGAAGTTAACACCTCCATAACCTGTAATCAACCATGGTCTAACCCAATTTGGAATGCAGCATTCCAACAAGATTCATGCGTTTTATATGGTGTTGATTTTATTGACAATTATGGTGTAGCCGTTGGAGGAGGCGCCTTCGACTCTTACTCAATTATTGTCGAATCAACTGATTCCGGACATAACTGGAAACAAAAATCTGTTGACAATAAGAAAATCCCTATATTATATGATGTAAAATTAATTGGCAATACAGGATATATTGTGGGAGCTAACGGTACTATTCTGAAAAAAACGCCTGAAGCCAGTATCCCTGAAAATACTAATAAGTTAAATTTTCCCATTTTTCCTAACCCTGCTGTAAACGAAGCAACTATTTCTTTTAATAATCCCAATAACGGTAAGGTATTCATTAATTTATATAATGCTACGGGACAAATGGCAGCAAAAATATACAATGGCAGCCTAACTGCCGGTATGCAAAAAATATCATTACCAGTTCAGAATTTGAATAATGGAATATACTTCGTAACCATTAATTGTGAAAGTATTTCTTACACACAAAAAATAATTATTGCCAAAAATTAG
- a CDS encoding exodeoxyribonuclease III, with product MKNIISYNVNGLRAAIGKGLIDWLKSVNADIVCFQELKAQPDQIPIMEFEALGYNCYWFSAEKKGYSGVAILTKVQPDNIIYGMNIPKYDYEGRFLRADYGDISVISVYHPSGSSGDERQNFKMIWLEDFLAYINDLKKIRPNLIIVGDYNICHKPIDIHDPIRNATSSGFLPEEREWLTRFIDNGFVDSFRHFNKEPHNYTWWSFRAAARSKNLGWRIDYEMVSEPIADRMHSAHILSLAMHSDHCPITLEIDF from the coding sequence ATGAAGAACATCATTTCATATAACGTGAACGGCTTACGTGCCGCCATAGGCAAAGGGCTGATTGATTGGCTAAAATCAGTTAATGCCGACATTGTCTGTTTCCAGGAACTAAAAGCTCAGCCCGACCAAATACCAATAATGGAATTTGAAGCTCTGGGTTATAACTGCTATTGGTTTTCTGCTGAAAAAAAAGGGTATAGCGGAGTGGCAATTCTTACCAAAGTGCAGCCAGACAATATAATATATGGTATGAATATTCCAAAATATGATTATGAAGGACGTTTCCTCCGTGCCGACTATGGCGATATTTCGGTGATAAGCGTTTATCATCCTTCAGGATCGAGTGGAGATGAACGCCAAAACTTTAAAATGATCTGGCTGGAAGATTTTCTTGCTTACATCAATGATTTAAAGAAAATTCGCCCTAATCTTATCATTGTGGGAGATTATAATATTTGTCATAAACCCATTGATATTCACGACCCCATACGTAATGCTACCAGCTCCGGCTTTTTACCAGAAGAACGCGAATGGCTTACCCGGTTTATTGACAATGGTTTTGTGGATTCATTCCGTCATTTCAACAAAGAGCCGCACAATTACACCTGGTGGAGTTTCCGTGCTGCCGCTCGTTCTAAAAATTTAGGCTGGCGTATTGATTATGAAATGGTAAGCGAACCCATTGCCGACCGGATGCACAGTGCACACATCCTTTCGCTTGCCATGCATAGCGATCATTGTCCCATTACGTTGGAAATAGACTTTTAG